In Lemur catta isolate mLemCat1 chromosome 18, mLemCat1.pri, whole genome shotgun sequence, a genomic segment contains:
- the UNC5A gene encoding netrin receptor UNC5A, which translates to MAVRPGLWPALLGIVLAAWLRGSGAQQSATVANPVPGANPDLLPHFLVEPGDVYIVKNKPVLLVCKATPATQIFFKCNGEWVRQVDHVIERSTDGSSGLPAMEVRINVSRQQVEKVFGLEEYWCQCVAWSSSGTTKSQKAYIRIAYLRKNFEQEPLAKEVSLEQGIVLPCRPPEGSPPAEVEWLRNEDPVDPTLDPNVYITREHSLVVRQARLADTANYTCVAKNIVARRRSASAAVIVYVDGSWSPWSKWSACGLDCTHWRSRECSDPAPRNGGEECQGSDLDTRNCTSDLCVHTASGPEDVALYVGLIAVAVCLVLLLLVLVLVYCRKKEGLDSDVADSSILTSGFQPVSIKPSKADNPHLLTIQPDLSTTTTTYQGSLCPRQDGPSPKFQLTNGHLLSPLGGGRHTLHHGSPTSEAEDFVSRLSTQNYFRSLPRGTSNMAYGTFNFLGGRLMIPNTGISLLIPPDAIPRGKIYEVYLTLHKPEDVRLPLAGCQTLLSPIVSCGPPGVLLTRPVILTMDHCGEPSPDSWSLRLKKQSCEGSWEDVLHLGEEAPSHLYYCQLEAGACFVFTEQLGRFALVGEALSVAAAKRLKLLLFAPLACTSLEYSIRAYCLHDTRDALKEVVQLEKQLGGQLIQEPRVLHFKDSYHNLRLSIHDMPSSLWKSKLLVSYQEIPFYHIWSGAQQYLHCTFTLERASPSTSDLACKVWVWQVEGDGQSFNINFNITKDTRFTELLALESEGGVPALVGPSAFKIPFLIRQKIISSLDPPCSRGADWRTLAQKLHLDSHLSFFASKPSPTAMMLNLWEARHFPNGNLSQLAAAVAGLGQPDAGLFTVSEAEC; encoded by the exons GTGCCCAGCAGAGTGCCACAGTGGCCAACCCGGTGCCTGGCGCCAACCCCGACCTGCTTCCCCACTTCTTGGTGGAGCCCGGGGACGTGTACATCGTCAAGAACAAGCCGGTGCTGCTGGTGTGCAAGGCCACGCCCGCCACGCAGATCTTCTTCAAGTGCAACGGGGAGTGGGTGCGCCAGGTGGACCACGTGATCGAGCGCAGCACCGATGGCAGCAGCG ggctgCCGGCCATGGAAGTCCGAATCAATGTCTCAAGGCAGCAGGTGGAGAAGGTATTTGGGCTGGAGGAATACTGGTGCCAGTGTGTGGCGTGGAGCTCCTCGGGCACTACCAAGAGTCAGAAGGCCTATATCCGCATCGCCT ATTTGCGCAAGAACTTCGAGCAGGAGCCACTAGCCAAGGAAGTGTCCCTGGAGCAGGGCATCGTGCTGCCCTGCCGCCCACCAGAGGGTAGCCCTCCGGCTGAG GTGGAGTGGCTCCGGAACGAGGACCCAGTGGACCCGACCTTGGACCCCAACGTGTACATCACACGGGAGCACAGCCTGGTGGTGCGACAGGCCCGCCTGGCCGACACGGCCAACTACACCTGCGTGGCCAAGAACATCGTGGCACGTCGCCGCAGCGCCTCTGCTGCTGTCATCGTCTACG TGGACGGCAGCTGGAGTCCGTGGAGCAAGTGGTCAGCCTGTGGGCTCGACTGCACCCACTGGCGGAGCCGCGAGTGCTCTGACCCGGCACCCCGCAACGGGGGCGAGGAGTGCCAGGGCTCCGACCTGGACACCCGCAACTGCACCAGCGACCTCTGTGTGCACA CTGCATCTGGCCCCGAGGACGTGGCCCTCTATGTGGGCCTCATCGCCGTGGCTGTGTGCCTTGTCCTGCTGCTGCTTGTCCTTGTCCTTGTGTACTGCCGGAAGAAGGAGGGGCTGGACTCGGACGTGGCCGACTCGTCCATTCTCACCTCAGGCTTCCAGCCCGTCAGCATCAAGCCCAGCAAAGCAG ACAACCCTCATCTGCTCACCATCCAGCCAGAcctcagcaccaccaccaccacctaccAGGGCAGTCTGTGTCCCCGGCAGGACGGGCCCAGCCCCAAGTTCCAGCTCACCAACGGGCACCTGCTCAGCCCGCTGGGTGGTGGCCGCCACACACTGCACCACGGCTCACCCACCTCCGAGGCTGAGGACTTCGTCTCCCGCCTCTCCACCCAGAACTACTTCCGCTCCCTGCCCCGAGGCACCAGCAACATGGCCTATGGGACCTTCAACTTCCTCGGGGGCCGGCTGATGATCCCTAATACAG GAATCAGCCTCCTAATCCCCCCGGACGCCATACCCCGAGGGAAGATCTACGAGGTCTACCTCACGCTGCACAAGCCAGAGGACGTGAG GTTGCCCCTAGCCGGCTGTCAGACCCTGCTGAGTCCCATCGTTAGCTGCGGGCCCCCCGGAGTCCTGCTCACCCGGCCCGTCATCCTCACCATGGACCACTGCGGGGAGCCCAGCCCCGACAGCTGGAGCCTGCGCCTCAAAAAGCAGTCCTGCGAAGGCAGCTGGGAG GATGTGCTGCACCTGGGCGAGGAGGCGCCCTCCCACCTCTACTACTGCCAGCTGGAGGCCGGCGCCTGCTTCGTCTTCACCGAGCAGCTGGGCCGCTTCGCCCTGGTGGGAGAGGCCCTTAGTGTGGCCGCAGCCAAGCGCCTCAAGCTGCTGCTGTTCGCCCCCCTGGCCTGCACCTCCCTCGAGTACAGCATCCGCGCCTACTGCCTGCACGACACGCGTGACGCACTCAAG GAGGTGGTACAGCTGGAGAAGCAGCTGGGGGGGCAGCTGATCCAGGAGCCGCGAGTCCTGCACTTCAAGGACAGCTACCACAACCTGCGCCTGTCCATCCACGACATGCCCAGCTCCCTGTGGAAGAGCAAGCTCCTCGTCAGCTACCAG GAGATCCCCTTCTACCACATCTGGAGCGGCGCGCAGCAGTACCTGCACTGCACCTTCACCCTGGAGCGCGCCAGCCCCAGCACCAGCGACCTGGCCTGCAAGGTGTGGGTGTGGCAGGTGGAAGGTGATGGGCAGAGCTTCAACATCAACTTCAACATCACCAAG GACACGAGGTTTACTGAGCTGCTGGCTCTGGAGAGTGAAGGGGGGGTCCCAGCCCTGGTGGGCCCCAGTGCCTTCAAGATCCCCTTCCTCATTCGGCAGAAGATCATTTCCAGCCTGGACCCCCCCTGTAGCCGGGGAGCTGACTGGCGGACCCTGGCCCAGAAACTCCACCTGGACAG ccACCTCAGCTTCTTTGCCTCCAAGCCCAGCCCCACGGCCATGATGCTCAACCTGTGGGAGGCTCGGCACTTCCCCAACGGCAACCTCAGCCAGCTGGCGGCGGCCGTGGCCGGACTGGGCCAGCCAGACGCCGGCCTCTTCACAGTGTCAGAGGCCGAGTGCTGA
- the HK3 gene encoding hexokinase-3 — protein MDSTGPAGGQQGEGTPGRPQEGLPQPPDSSALMQECLQQFKVTGAQLQQIQASLLASMEQALRGQASPAPAVRMLPTYVGSIPHGTEQGDFLVLELGAKGASLRVLWVTLTGIEGHRVEPRSQEFVIPQEVMLGAGQQLFDFAAHCLAEFLDAHPVSRQALQLGFSFSFPCHQTGLDRSTLISWTKGFRCSGVEGQDVVQLLRDAIRRQGAHSIDVVAVVNDTVGTMMGCEPGLRPCEVGLVVDTGTNACYMEEARHVAALDNDRGRVCVSVEWGSFGDSGALGPVLTTFDHSLDHESLNPGAQRFEKMIGGLYLGELVRLVLVHLARRGVLFGGRTSPALLSRGSVLLEHVAEMEDPSAGVARVHAILQDLGLSPDSSDAELVQLVCAAVCTRAAQLCAAALASVLARLQRSREHQALQVAVATGGQVFEQHPRFCRILRETVMLLAPECDVSFVPSVDGGGRGVAMVTAVAARLASHRRLLEETLAPFRLSHEQLAAVQARMREAMAKGLRGEASSLRMLPTYVRATPDGSERGDFLALDLGGTNFRVLLVRVATGGVQITSQVYSIPECVAQGSGQQLFDHIVDCIVDFQQKQGLSGQSLPLGFTFSFPCRQLGLDQGILLNWTKGFNASGCEGQDVVCLLRGAIRRRQAVELNVVAIVNDTVGTMMSCGYEDPRCEIGLIVGTGTNACYMEELQNVAGVAGDSGHMCINMEWGAFGDDGSLDRLSTCFDASVDQASINPGKQRFEKMISGMYLGEIVRRILLHLTSLGVLFRGQQIQRLQTRDIFKTKFLSEIESDSLALRQVRAILEDLGLPLTSDDALMVLEVCQAVSQRAARLCGAGVAAVAEKMRENRGLEELTVSVGVDGTLYKLHPHFSSLVAATVRELAPRCVVTFLQSEDGSGKGAALVTAVACRLAQKTRV, from the exons ATGGACTCCACTGGGCCTGCTGGGGGGCAGCAGGGGGAAGGAACCCCGGGCCGCCCCCAGGAGGGCTTGCCCCAGCCCCCAGACAGCTCGGCACTG ATGCAGGAGTGCCTGCAGCAGTTCAAGGTGACAGGGGCACAGCTGCAGCAGATCCAAGCCAGCCTCCTGGCTTCCATGGAGCAGGCACTGAGGGGACAGGCTAGCCCTGCCCCTGCTGTCCGGATGCTGCCCACATATGTGGGGTCCATCCCGCACGGCACTG AGCAAGGAGACTTCCTGGTGCTGGAGTTGGGAGCCAAAGGGGCCTCACTGCGTGTTTTATGGGTGACTCTAACTGGCATCGAGGGGCATAGGGTGGAGCCCAGGAGCCAGGAGTTTGTGATCCCCCAAGAGGTGATGCTGGGTGCTGGCCAGCAG CTCTTTGACTTTGCGGCCCACTGCCTGGCTGAGTTCCTGGACGCACACCCTGTGAGCAGGCAGGCTCTGCAGCTTGGGTTCAGCTTCTCCTTCCCTTGCCACCAGACGGGCCTGGACAGG AGCACCCTCATCTCCTGGACCAAGGGTTTCAGGTGCAGTGGTGTGGAAGGCCAGGACGTGGTCCAGCTGCTCAGAGACGCCATTCGGAGGCAGGGG GCCCACAGCATCGACGTGGTTGCCGTGGTGAACGACACGGTGGGCACCATGATGGGCTGCGAGCCAGGGCTCAGGCCGTGCGAGGTTGGGCTTGTCGTAG ACACTGGCACCAACGCATGTTACATGGAGGAGGCGCGGCACGTGGCAGCGCTGGACAACGACCGTGGCCGCGTGTGCGTCAGCGTCGAGTGGGGCTCCTTTGGCGACAGTGGGGCCCTGGGGCCGGTGCTGACTACCTTCGACCACTCCCTGGACCATGAGTCCCTGAATCCCGGTGCTCAGAG GTTTGAGAAAATGATCGGGGGCCTTTACCTGGGTGAGCTGGTGCGGCTGGTGCTGGTGCACTTGGCCCGGCGTGGGGTCCTCTTTGGCGGCCgcacctcccctgccctgctgagCCGAGGCAGCGTCCTCCTGGAGCATGTGGCCGAGATGGAGGA CCCCTCTGCTGGAGTAGCCCGTGTCCACGCTATCCTGCAGGACCTGGGCCTGAGCCCAGACTCCTCGGACGCTGAGCTTGTGCAGCTCGTGTGTGCGGCCGTGTGCACACGGgctgcccagctctgtgctgcTGCCCTGGCCTCCGTCCTCGCCCGCCTGCAGCGCAGCCGGGAGCATCAAGCACTTCAGGTTGCTGTGGCTACCGGAGGCCAAGTGTTTGAGCAGCATCCCAG GTTCTGCCGCATTCTGCGGGAGACGGTGATGCTCCTGGCCCCGGAATGTGATGTCTCCTTCGTCCCCTCTGTGGACGGGGGTGGCCGGGGTGTGGCAATGGTGACTGCAGTGGCTGCCCGCCTGGCCAGCCACAGGCGCCTGCTGGAGGAGACCCTGGCACCGTTCCGGTTGAGCCACGAGCAGCTGGCAGCAGTGCAGGCACGGATGCGGGAGGCCATGGCCAAGGGGCTCCGAGGGGAGGCCTCCTCTCTCCGCATGCTGCCCACTTACGTCCGGGCCACGCCTGACGGCAGCG AGCGAGGGGACTTCCTGGCCCTGGACCTTGGGGGCACCAACTTCCGGGTCCTCCTGGTGCGTGTGGCCACGGGAGGTGTGCAGATCACCAGCCAGGTGTACTCCATCCCCGAGTGTGTGGCCCAGGGCTCCGGGCAGCAG CTCTTTGACCACATCGTGGACTGCATTGTGGACTTCCAGCAGAAGCAGGGCCTGAGCGGACAGAGCCTCCCCCTGGGTTTCACCTTCTCCTTCCCATGCAGGCAGCTTGGCCTGGACCAG GGCATCCTCCTGAACTGGACCAAGGGTTTCAATGCGTCGGGCTGCGAGGGCCAAGACGTTGTGTGTCTGCTGCGGGGAGCCATCCGGCGAAGACAG GCAGTGGAGCTGAATGTGGTTGCCATTGTCAATGACACGGTGGGAACCATGATGTCCTGCGGCTATGAGGACCCCCGTTGTGAGATAGGCCTCATTGTTG GAACCGGCACCAATGCCTGCTACATGGAGGAGCTCCAGAATGTGGCAGGTGTGGCCGGGGACTCAGGCCACATGTGCATCAACATGGAGTGGGGTGCCTTTGGGGATGATGGCTCACTGGACAGGCTCAGCACCTGCTTTGACGCAAGTGTAGACCAGGCGTCCATCAACCCCGGCAAGCAGAG GTTTGAGAAGATGATCAGCGGCATGTACCTGGGGGAGATTGTCCGCCGCATCCTCTTACATCTGACCAGCCTTGGCGTTCTCTTCCGGGGCCAGCAGATCCAGCGCCTTCAGACCAGGGACATCTTTAAGACCAAGTTCCTCTCTGAGATTGAAAG cGACAGCCTGGCTCTGCGGCAGGTCCGAGCTATCCTGGAGGATCTGGGCCTGCCCCTAACATCGGATGATGCCCTGATGGTCCTCGAGGTGTGCCAGGCTGTGTCCCAGCGGGCCGCCCGGCTCTGTGGCGCAGGCGTGGCTGCTGTGGCAGAGAAGATGCGGGAGAACCGGGGCCTGGAAGAGCTGACGGTGTCCGTAGGGGTGGATGGGACCCTCTATAAGCTGCATCCCCA CTTCTCCAGCCTGGTGGCCGCCACGGTGCGGGAGCTGGCCCCTCGCTGTGTGGTCACCTTCCTGCAGTCAGAGGATGGGTCCGGCAAAGGTGCAGCCCTGGTCACTGCCGTTGCCTGCCGCCTTGCCCAGAAGACCCGTGTCTGA